In Leucobacter insecticola, one DNA window encodes the following:
- the rplS gene encoding 50S ribosomal protein L19, which translates to MQKLDHVDAASLKSDIPAFRAGDNVKVHVNIVEGNRSRIQVFQGVVISRHGEGVRETFTVRKISFQVGVERKFPLHSPAIDKIEVVTRGDVRRAKLYYLRGLTGKKAKIKEKREI; encoded by the coding sequence ATGCAGAAGCTCGACCACGTCGATGCCGCGTCGCTCAAGAGTGACATTCCCGCGTTCCGTGCCGGCGATAACGTCAAGGTGCACGTCAACATCGTTGAAGGCAACCGTTCACGTATCCAGGTGTTCCAGGGTGTTGTGATTTCCCGCCACGGCGAGGGCGTCCGCGAGACTTTCACCGTTCGCAAGATCAGCTTCCAGGTGGGTGTGGAGCGTAAGTTCCCGCTGCACTCGCCTGCGATCGACAAGATCGAGGTTGTCACCCGCGGTGATGTCCGTCGTGCAAAGCTTTACTACCTGCGTGGCCTCACCGGTAAGAAGGCCAAGATCAAGGAGAAGCGCGAGATCTAG
- a CDS encoding ribose-5-phosphate isomerase, protein MRIHVATDHAGLEFSQQLQQHLQGRGFEVVDHGPAEYDALDDYPSFCINAALGVARDERAGVPALGVVFGGSGNGEQMAANKVEGIRAALVWNESTATLAREHNNANVISIGARQHPVEDAIRFIDTFIDTPFTEDERHVRRISQLGEYERTGAIAGKQVDAL, encoded by the coding sequence ATGCGCATTCACGTAGCCACAGACCACGCCGGACTCGAATTTAGCCAGCAGCTGCAGCAGCATCTGCAGGGGAGAGGATTCGAGGTCGTCGATCACGGGCCCGCTGAGTATGACGCGCTCGACGACTACCCGTCGTTCTGCATCAACGCGGCGTTGGGGGTGGCGCGTGATGAGCGTGCGGGGGTTCCGGCGCTGGGAGTGGTGTTTGGTGGCTCCGGCAACGGTGAGCAGATGGCGGCGAACAAGGTCGAGGGGATCCGCGCCGCCCTTGTGTGGAACGAGTCGACAGCGACGCTAGCGCGCGAGCACAACAATGCGAACGTCATCTCGATTGGCGCCCGCCAGCACCCGGTTGAGGATGCGATCCGGTTCATCGACACGTTTATCGATACGCCGTTCACTGAGGACGAGCGTCACGTGCGTCGCATCTCCCAGTTAGGGGAGTACGAGCGCACGGGCGCGATCGCGGGTAAACAGGTCGACGCGCTGTAG
- a CDS encoding DsbA family protein → MTTEAPVVEFWFDPICPWCWMTSRWASEVADARGFSIAWHPISLAIINEGQEDQGSHGEFHRQGLRLGRVVEAARRAHGEDVVGKLYTAFGTRIHPGGQTDTDAIISASLAELSLPAELAAAAEDDSLDAQLRANTDHAMAIAGPDVGVPIISVNGVAFFGPVVTPAPTGEDALRLWDGIVMAAGVPGFYELKRGRTAGPQF, encoded by the coding sequence ATGACTACCGAAGCCCCCGTTGTTGAGTTCTGGTTTGATCCGATCTGCCCGTGGTGCTGGATGACGAGCCGCTGGGCCAGCGAGGTCGCCGATGCCCGCGGGTTCAGCATTGCTTGGCACCCGATTAGTCTCGCGATCATTAATGAGGGTCAAGAAGACCAGGGTTCCCACGGTGAGTTTCACCGCCAAGGCCTCAGGCTCGGTCGTGTCGTTGAAGCAGCGCGGCGGGCGCACGGTGAGGACGTCGTCGGAAAACTTTATACGGCCTTCGGTACGCGCATTCACCCGGGCGGGCAAACAGACACCGACGCAATCATCTCTGCGTCCCTCGCAGAGCTCTCGCTTCCCGCGGAACTTGCCGCGGCCGCTGAAGATGACAGCCTTGATGCGCAATTACGTGCGAACACCGATCACGCAATGGCGATCGCGGGACCCGACGTGGGCGTGCCGATTATCTCCGTCAACGGGGTCGCTTTCTTTGGGCCCGTGGTAACTCCGGCGCCGACGGGCGAAGATGCACTGCGTTTGTGGGACGGGATCGTGATGGCGGCCGGCGTGCCCGGTTTCTACGAGCTGAAGCGTGGCAGGACCGCCGGTCCGCAGTTTTGA
- a CDS encoding mechanosensitive ion channel family protein: MDDVEIDGVEEVVQHTIGAFYETFHVPINIVIIIIAAILVNWVLRRILVRTVTQIVRGVKKSQDVDTTSEMQAAPYVNARAVQRTRTLGTVGRAVITWTIVVIALILILGQLGLNLAALLTSAGIVAAGLAFGAQNVVKDILNGIFMVFEDQLGVGDVVTIGAISGTVEDVGIRVTQVRALDGTLWFIRNGEILTLGNSSQGWGRALIDVTVDANQDLSHVSEVSLEAARALLRSEKYARKVTGEPEIMGLESVFGDRATLRLAVRTRPEAQWEVQRGIRAELRRKFREHNIKLADEFPKGHGGTR, translated from the coding sequence ATGGACGACGTTGAAATCGACGGTGTTGAGGAGGTCGTGCAACACACGATCGGCGCCTTCTACGAGACGTTTCACGTCCCGATAAACATCGTCATCATCATCATCGCGGCGATCCTGGTGAACTGGGTGCTGCGCCGGATCCTGGTGCGCACGGTCACCCAGATCGTGCGCGGCGTGAAGAAATCTCAGGACGTCGATACGACCTCCGAGATGCAGGCCGCGCCCTACGTGAACGCACGCGCCGTGCAGCGGACCCGCACCCTCGGCACAGTTGGCCGCGCCGTCATTACGTGGACGATCGTGGTGATTGCGCTGATCCTGATTCTCGGCCAGCTCGGCCTGAACCTCGCCGCGCTGTTGACCTCCGCGGGCATCGTGGCGGCCGGCCTCGCCTTCGGTGCGCAGAACGTCGTCAAAGACATTCTCAACGGCATCTTCATGGTGTTCGAGGACCAGCTGGGGGTGGGTGATGTCGTCACGATCGGAGCCATCAGCGGCACCGTCGAAGACGTCGGGATCCGCGTCACCCAGGTGCGCGCGCTCGATGGCACGCTGTGGTTTATCCGCAACGGCGAGATCCTGACCCTCGGCAACTCTTCGCAGGGCTGGGGCCGGGCGCTCATCGACGTGACGGTCGATGCGAATCAGGATCTCTCGCACGTTTCCGAGGTGTCACTGGAGGCGGCACGGGCTCTGCTGCGCTCCGAGAAGTACGCGCGCAAGGTCACCGGTGAGCCAGAGATCATGGGCCTCGAGAGTGTGTTCGGCGACCGCGCGACGCTGCGGCTCGCGGTGCGCACCAGACCCGAGGCGCAATGGGAAGTGCAGCGGGGCATCCGCGCGGAACTGCGCCGCAAGTTCCGTGAGCACAACATCAAGCTGGCGGATGAGTTTCCGAAAGGGCACGGAGGAACAAGATGA
- a CDS encoding globin, which translates to MNEARSEQAPAPRLTIRSGATGEAVTETLWAQVGGTETFEKIARAFYRGVREDPILAPMYPDDDWEGAEWRLRAFLEQYWGGPTTYSEERGHPRLRMRHQPFHVNPAARDRWLLHMNAALDEAALAPMHDAAFRDYVDRAAQAMVNRLD; encoded by the coding sequence ATGAACGAAGCACGCAGCGAGCAGGCTCCCGCCCCCAGGCTGACGATACGCTCGGGCGCAACGGGTGAGGCGGTGACCGAAACCCTGTGGGCGCAGGTCGGCGGCACCGAAACGTTCGAGAAGATCGCGCGCGCCTTCTATCGGGGCGTGCGAGAGGACCCGATTCTCGCCCCGATGTACCCGGATGATGATTGGGAGGGTGCCGAGTGGCGGCTGCGGGCATTCCTTGAACAGTACTGGGGCGGGCCAACGACTTACTCCGAGGAGCGCGGGCACCCGCGGCTGCGCATGCGACACCAGCCGTTCCACGTCAATCCGGCGGCTCGGGATCGCTGGCTGTTGCACATGAACGCGGCGCTGGATGAGGCGGCCCTCGCCCCCATGCACGACGCGGCCTTCCGCGACTACGTAGACCGCGCCGCGCAGGCCATGGTGAACCGTCTCGACTAA
- a CDS encoding purine-cytosine permease family protein, which translates to MTHQPAEDTSTSTLSVEQRTIDMVPKNERHGTPMSQFTLWFGGNMQITAIVTGLITVAIFQAEPLTAIIALIVGNVIGGISMALHSAQGPRMGLPQMISSRVQFGVRGATLPLVLVICMYLGFASTGAALSGDAINHLIDLTTEPGEAPITGILIFGALTAIVSIFGYRLIHVMGRVATIAGILGFAYLFIRIFTAYDVSASFGVGQTGIATFMVCVTLGASWQMTYAPYVADYSRYLPADTPVRKTFWATFLGSVTGTQISMTMGVLIGAVSGNDLLGGPVGFLGVLAGPVYAALVIYLVIIVGKLTANTLNAYGGIMCTVTAITSFNARTRITSRARSLYIIVFVALTMVIAIAASADFLNNFKNFVLLLLAVFIPWSIINLVDYYLVSKERIDIPALYDRRGRYGSVNWVALSSYAIGIVVQIPFLTNETYSVLGDYNGVFSHVLGGMDISWIVSMIVTFCVYYPWAKRTMRPPAEMIYPPEYSAEQTGRINVVPVHEEATI; encoded by the coding sequence ATGACGCATCAACCAGCAGAAGACACAAGCACGTCTACCCTCTCGGTAGAGCAACGGACCATCGATATGGTCCCGAAGAATGAGCGCCACGGCACCCCGATGAGTCAATTCACGCTGTGGTTCGGCGGGAACATGCAAATCACGGCGATTGTCACCGGACTCATCACCGTCGCCATCTTCCAAGCCGAACCCCTCACCGCGATCATCGCCTTGATCGTGGGCAACGTGATCGGCGGCATTTCTATGGCGCTCCACTCCGCGCAGGGACCGAGGATGGGGCTCCCCCAGATGATCTCCAGCCGCGTCCAGTTTGGCGTGCGCGGGGCCACGCTCCCCCTGGTACTCGTGATCTGCATGTACCTGGGATTCGCCTCGACGGGAGCCGCACTCTCTGGCGACGCGATCAATCACCTCATCGACCTCACAACGGAGCCGGGTGAAGCACCCATTACCGGTATCCTGATTTTTGGCGCGCTCACCGCAATCGTCTCCATCTTTGGCTATCGGCTTATTCACGTCATGGGCCGCGTCGCCACAATTGCCGGCATCCTCGGGTTCGCTTACCTGTTCATACGGATCTTCACCGCGTACGACGTTTCGGCGTCCTTCGGAGTGGGACAGACGGGCATCGCGACATTCATGGTGTGCGTCACGCTCGGGGCGAGTTGGCAGATGACCTATGCGCCCTATGTCGCGGACTACTCGCGCTACCTCCCAGCAGACACCCCGGTCCGCAAGACGTTCTGGGCAACATTCCTCGGCAGCGTCACCGGGACACAGATCTCCATGACGATGGGTGTGCTCATTGGAGCAGTCTCCGGCAATGACCTCCTCGGAGGCCCAGTCGGCTTTCTCGGAGTCCTCGCAGGCCCCGTGTACGCAGCGCTCGTCATTTATCTCGTCATCATCGTCGGAAAGCTCACCGCAAACACACTCAACGCTTACGGCGGCATCATGTGCACGGTCACCGCGATCACAAGTTTCAACGCGCGCACCCGCATCACGTCGAGGGCACGGTCGCTCTACATCATCGTGTTTGTAGCGCTCACCATGGTGATTGCCATCGCGGCCAGCGCCGATTTCCTCAACAACTTCAAGAACTTTGTGCTGCTGCTTCTCGCGGTCTTCATCCCCTGGAGCATCATCAACCTCGTCGATTACTACTTGGTCTCCAAGGAGCGCATCGACATACCCGCGCTCTACGATCGCCGCGGCCGCTACGGTTCGGTGAACTGGGTCGCGCTGTCATCGTATGCCATCGGAATCGTGGTGCAGATCCCGTTCCTCACGAACGAAACCTACAGTGTGCTCGGCGACTACAACGGCGTGTTTTCTCACGTTCTCGGCGGCATGGATATCTCGTGGATCGTTTCGATGATTGTCACTTTCTGCGTGTACTACCCCTGGGCAAAGCGCACAATGCGCCCGCCCGCAGAGATGATCTACCCGCCCGAGTATTCGGCGGAGCAAACCGGGCGCATCAACGTCGTCCCCGTACATGAGGAGGCCACAATATGA
- a CDS encoding FAD-binding oxidoreductase, with the protein MSTQVMTDLVDELTEALPGQVETDFDAVAGSSHDRSHHGWAPALAVVRCTTTEDVSTTLRLCHAAAMPVVTRGTGTGLEGGANAVTGSEEADRSRSIILDLSGMRRIINIDPDSLDAVVEAGVRRSELNPLLAEHGLQFVAGPGVDASIGGMAATRASGTNAVKYGTMSDNVLGLTAVLADGTVVRTGSRARKSSAGYDLTHLLIGSEGTLGVITELILRVHSIPASRYLAVLSFPSVDAAARVVQTALQTGIGLARAELLDDVQIGAMNAYSGLDFHVTPTLFIELSGSASEVTEQTRLLRAIAESNGCLDERHIDGDDPERFWKVRHDALPAANALRPNSYTWSTDVCVPISHLARCITETQADVVASGLVAPIAGHVGDGNFHLAIVLEHGNETERLAAEQLYERLITRALACGGTCTGEHGIGQGKVGDLLREHPSGVPVMRSIKQALDPAGILNPGKVLG; encoded by the coding sequence ATGAGCACGCAGGTCATGACCGATCTCGTCGATGAACTCACCGAGGCGCTCCCGGGGCAGGTCGAAACCGACTTCGACGCCGTGGCCGGGAGTTCTCACGACCGCTCGCACCACGGTTGGGCACCCGCGTTGGCAGTCGTGCGGTGCACAACCACGGAGGACGTGTCCACAACGCTCCGTCTGTGTCACGCGGCGGCGATGCCGGTCGTCACACGCGGCACTGGCACCGGGCTCGAGGGCGGAGCCAACGCCGTGACCGGATCGGAGGAAGCCGATCGTTCCCGCAGCATCATTCTCGATCTGAGCGGGATGCGCCGCATCATCAACATCGATCCAGACTCGCTCGACGCCGTCGTCGAAGCAGGCGTGCGTCGCAGCGAACTTAATCCACTGCTCGCGGAGCACGGCCTGCAGTTCGTCGCGGGGCCGGGCGTAGACGCCTCGATCGGCGGAATGGCTGCGACCCGAGCGAGCGGCACCAACGCGGTCAAGTACGGCACGATGAGCGACAACGTGCTCGGACTCACCGCCGTGCTGGCTGACGGCACCGTCGTGCGGACAGGGAGCCGGGCCCGCAAGTCGTCGGCCGGCTACGATCTCACGCACCTCCTCATCGGTTCCGAAGGCACCCTCGGTGTCATCACCGAACTCATCCTGCGTGTACACAGCATTCCGGCTTCCCGATACCTTGCTGTACTGTCGTTTCCGTCAGTGGACGCGGCCGCGCGAGTCGTGCAGACCGCGCTGCAAACCGGCATTGGTCTCGCGCGCGCCGAACTCCTCGACGATGTACAGATCGGAGCGATGAACGCGTATTCAGGGCTCGATTTTCACGTCACCCCCACACTGTTCATCGAACTCAGCGGATCAGCGTCCGAGGTCACTGAGCAGACCCGGCTTCTCCGCGCGATTGCGGAGAGCAACGGATGCCTCGACGAGCGCCATATCGACGGCGACGATCCCGAGCGATTCTGGAAGGTTCGCCACGATGCGCTTCCCGCAGCGAACGCACTGCGGCCGAACTCATACACCTGGTCAACCGATGTCTGTGTCCCCATCTCTCACCTTGCCAGGTGTATCACTGAAACCCAGGCCGATGTGGTCGCGAGTGGCCTTGTCGCCCCGATCGCGGGGCACGTCGGCGACGGCAACTTCCACCTGGCGATTGTGCTCGAACACGGCAATGAGACCGAACGTCTGGCAGCCGAGCAACTCTACGAGCGGCTGATCACGCGGGCGCTGGCCTGCGGCGGCACCTGCACCGGGGAGCACGGCATCGGACAGGGCAAGGTCGGAGACCTCCTGCGCGAGCACCCGAGCGGGGTGCCGGTGATGCGGTCTATCAAGCAGGCGCTCGATCCGGCAGGGATCCTGAATCCAGGAAAGGTGCTTGGCTAG
- a CDS encoding LysE family translocator, producing the protein MVSLENLLAFGIAAVILIVIPGPSVLFTIGRTLALGRLGGLLSVIGNSLGSAVIAAAVALGIGTLVSQSIILFSVVKYAGAAYMVFLGVQAIRHRHSATETTENPVRLTWQRQILQGFVVGVSNPKSIAFFIAVLPQFVSHGEGSVQLQMLELGLLFSVLAALCDSVWAMIAGVAREWFGKSPERMAGMSATGGGFMIALGAVLALTGQRHLAL; encoded by the coding sequence ATGGTGTCGCTCGAAAACTTGCTCGCGTTTGGTATCGCTGCGGTGATCCTAATCGTGATTCCAGGGCCGAGCGTCCTGTTCACGATCGGACGCACGCTGGCGCTTGGGCGCCTGGGCGGCCTCCTCAGCGTGATTGGAAACTCTCTCGGATCCGCCGTGATTGCCGCGGCAGTCGCGCTCGGGATCGGCACGCTCGTGTCACAATCGATAATTCTATTCTCGGTGGTCAAGTACGCCGGCGCCGCGTACATGGTCTTCCTCGGAGTGCAGGCGATTCGGCATCGTCACAGTGCCACAGAGACGACCGAGAACCCGGTGCGGTTGACGTGGCAGCGCCAGATTCTGCAGGGCTTCGTGGTGGGGGTTTCCAACCCGAAGTCGATCGCATTTTTCATCGCGGTGCTGCCGCAGTTCGTGTCGCACGGCGAGGGATCGGTGCAGCTGCAAATGCTCGAACTTGGGCTCCTGTTTTCGGTGCTCGCCGCGCTCTGCGACTCTGTGTGGGCGATGATTGCGGGGGTCGCGCGCGAGTGGTTTGGCAAGTCCCCTGAGCGCATGGCGGGAATGAGCGCCACCGGTGGTGGCTTCATGATCGCACTCGGTGCTGTGCTCGCGCTCACCGGGCAGCGGCACCTGGCGCTCTAG
- a CDS encoding HhH-GPD-type base excision DNA repair protein: protein MSLYLTDDSAANDLLTENPLALLIGMLLDQQVAMELAFAGPLKIEQRVGALDAQTIAGTDPEVFAAAFKQTPAVHRFPGSMATRVQDLCQALLDDWGGDAAAIWTEGDPDGATVLKRLRALPGFGEQKARIFLALLGKQRGFAGAGWREAAEPYGEEGSFRSVADITSPDTLLRVRETKRAMKAAARAAKTDAKS from the coding sequence ATGAGTCTCTACTTGACCGACGATTCTGCCGCAAATGATCTCTTGACGGAGAACCCGCTCGCGCTGTTGATCGGGATGCTCCTTGACCAGCAGGTCGCGATGGAACTCGCCTTCGCTGGGCCGCTGAAGATCGAGCAGCGCGTGGGGGCGCTCGATGCGCAGACCATTGCCGGGACGGATCCGGAGGTCTTCGCAGCAGCGTTCAAGCAGACCCCTGCGGTGCACCGCTTTCCAGGATCGATGGCGACACGAGTGCAGGATCTGTGCCAGGCCCTGCTTGACGATTGGGGCGGCGACGCCGCAGCGATCTGGACCGAGGGCGATCCCGACGGGGCGACCGTCCTGAAGCGGCTCCGCGCGCTGCCCGGTTTCGGCGAGCAGAAGGCGCGGATATTTCTCGCGCTTCTCGGCAAGCAGCGCGGCTTCGCGGGCGCGGGCTGGCGTGAGGCTGCCGAGCCCTACGGCGAGGAGGGTTCGTTCAGAAGCGTGGCCGACATCACCTCCCCCGACACGCTGCTGCGGGTGCGCGAAACCAAGCGCGCGATGAAGGCTGCCGCGCGCGCTGCAAAAACAGACGCGAAGTCGTAG
- a CDS encoding TipAS antibiotic-recognition domain-containing protein, whose protein sequence is MRVKGSLGAWNFQLARLRDEPGSSPGSAEAGVLIAEHRVAIGQHVSLSEENYRALAGLYLTDPFQRGILTSVDPRPPEWLAAAMLHARTAVR, encoded by the coding sequence GTGAGGGTCAAAGGGAGCCTGGGGGCGTGGAACTTTCAATTAGCCAGGTTGCGCGACGAGCCGGGTTCCTCACCGGGATCCGCGGAAGCCGGTGTGCTCATTGCCGAGCATCGGGTGGCGATCGGTCAGCACGTGTCCCTCAGCGAAGAGAACTATCGCGCGCTCGCCGGGCTGTATCTCACGGACCCGTTTCAGCGCGGGATCCTCACCAGCGTTGACCCGCGCCCTCCCGAGTGGCTTGCCGCGGCGATGCTCCACGCGCGGACGGCGGTTCGGTGA
- a CDS encoding helix-turn-helix transcriptional regulator: MRTIKRDLTALENSGVPIWARPGPGGGYGLANRATLPPVSLTPAQAVALLAAVSIASEATYADLARSGVNKILDVLDPGTRAQANELARRIWVNKAPSLSRVVRSAIEEAMLDQRVARIHYLSGSGAETVREVEPIMFGARNDRWYLIGWCRLRDEVRWFLVERIQRANVTATPCSGHEIHEVGEPPVTARHVGG, translated from the coding sequence GTGCGCACCATCAAGCGGGATCTCACGGCCCTCGAAAACAGCGGCGTGCCGATTTGGGCGCGCCCGGGCCCCGGTGGCGGGTATGGTTTGGCGAATCGAGCGACCCTTCCCCCGGTGAGTCTGACTCCGGCGCAGGCAGTGGCCCTTCTCGCGGCCGTGTCGATAGCCTCGGAAGCCACGTACGCGGATCTCGCCAGATCCGGCGTGAACAAGATACTGGACGTGCTCGACCCCGGCACCCGGGCGCAGGCCAACGAACTTGCGCGGCGCATTTGGGTCAACAAGGCTCCTTCGTTGAGCCGCGTTGTGAGATCGGCCATTGAAGAGGCGATGCTGGATCAGCGCGTGGCGCGCATCCACTATCTGTCGGGCAGCGGTGCCGAGACGGTTCGCGAGGTCGAACCGATCATGTTCGGTGCCCGGAACGACCGCTGGTATCTCATCGGCTGGTGTCGCTTGCGCGATGAGGTTCGTTGGTTTCTGGTGGAGCGGATTCAACGCGCGAATGTGACCGCGACTCCCTGCTCCGGCCACGAGATTCACGAAGTAGGAGAGCCTCCGGTGACGGCTCGGCACGTGGGTGGCTGA